A window of the Gordonia humi genome harbors these coding sequences:
- a CDS encoding HNH endonuclease, with protein sequence MAWTNGDSRTSSTAWRAIRKQAIARDGNRCTDCGVHGDDMRLECDHIVPVAEGGTDTLENARMLCITCHAVKTRAESNRGRARRAARGHRPPEKHPGLL encoded by the coding sequence ATGGCATGGACCAACGGCGACAGCAGAACATCCTCGACCGCATGGCGTGCGATCCGCAAGCAGGCCATCGCACGCGACGGCAACCGATGCACCGACTGCGGCGTTCACGGCGATGACATGCGCCTCGAGTGCGACCACATCGTGCCCGTCGCCGAAGGAGGCACCGACACCCTCGAGAACGCGCGCATGCTGTGCATCACCTGCCACGCCGTCAAGACCCGAGCCGAAAGCAACCGAGGACGCGCACGGCGAGCAGCACGAGGACACCGGCCACCTGAGAAACACCCCGGACTGCTCTGA
- a CDS encoding FRG domain-containing protein → MERPQTPLRLDHDRRRNPEESTTINYLTTRDTRRLGIDGAQHLGDYEILARLRHHGALTRLVDCTTDPFIALWFLCSNDESRDRDGVLLAIRRDEFKEIRSPWKPDSYAKMLNTGKSPAALRYKIPPIDPRIAAQRGLFLLHTNPLSQVESPESELFRLVPPSERWRRNSRQQLEKICGPSGRVNERGRTQIRFPAALGVVVPSLAKDRLLDELEKSFGFNATTIFPDFAGLGLHYSNKEARRS, encoded by the coding sequence CTGGAACGACCGCAAACACCCCTTCGTCTGGACCACGACCGCCGACGAAATCCTGAAGAAAGCACAACCATAAACTATCTAACGACACGCGACACTAGGAGACTTGGGATCGATGGTGCACAGCACCTCGGCGACTACGAGATCCTGGCGCGTTTGCGGCATCACGGTGCGTTGACCAGACTTGTTGACTGCACCACCGATCCGTTCATCGCACTGTGGTTCCTGTGCTCAAATGACGAGAGCAGGGATCGCGACGGAGTACTGCTTGCTATCCGCCGAGATGAGTTTAAGGAGATTCGTAGCCCTTGGAAGCCAGATTCGTACGCGAAGATGCTCAATACTGGTAAGAGCCCAGCCGCGCTGCGCTACAAGATCCCACCGATCGATCCGCGGATAGCAGCACAGCGCGGCCTGTTCCTGCTCCATACCAATCCACTAAGCCAGGTCGAATCGCCAGAATCGGAACTGTTCAGACTCGTGCCTCCGTCTGAGCGATGGCGCAGGAACTCTCGGCAACAGCTCGAGAAGATTTGCGGCCCAAGCGGGCGCGTAAACGAACGAGGTCGAACTCAGATTCGGTTTCCTGCAGCGCTTGGAGTCGTCGTCCCGTCGCTCGCTAAGGATCGCCTCCTCGATGAACTAGAGAAGAGTTTCGGCTTCAACGCGACGACGATATTTCCTGACTTCGCGGGTCTCGGCCTCCACTATTCGAACAAGGAGGCCAGACGTTCCTAA
- a CDS encoding IS630 family transposase produces MANSPAPALQLREGDAAELDRLLRSTSTSAGLVRRARIVSLAAAGVANTRISEVVGTSVPTVLKWRDRYLHGGLDGLLDADRPGRPRHLDHAEVVSATLMPPPKKYGVTHWSSRLLAGHLGIGNATVARAWREYGVQPWRSGTFKFSTDPELVAKVTDVVGLYLEPPENAIVLCVDEKSQIQALDRTAPMLPMQPGQIERRTHDYKRHGTTTLFAALEIATGQVTAAVKPRHRHQEFLAFLRQIDRAYGNRELHLVMDNYATHKKAEVRDWLEQHPNIHIHFTPTSGSWLNLVEVWFGIIDRQAIRRGVFTSVKDLNAKIRAFINGWNDRKHPFVWTTTADEILKKAQP; encoded by the coding sequence ATGGCGAATTCTCCGGCCCCGGCGCTGCAATTGCGTGAGGGCGATGCTGCTGAACTGGACCGGCTGTTGCGGTCGACCTCGACGTCGGCGGGCCTGGTGCGGCGTGCGCGGATCGTGTCGCTGGCGGCTGCGGGTGTGGCGAACACGCGGATCAGCGAGGTGGTCGGGACGTCGGTGCCGACGGTCCTCAAATGGCGTGACCGCTATCTTCATGGCGGCCTGGACGGCCTCCTCGATGCTGACCGACCGGGCCGTCCGCGGCATCTCGATCATGCCGAGGTCGTTTCGGCTACGTTGATGCCACCGCCGAAGAAGTACGGCGTCACGCACTGGTCCTCACGCCTGTTGGCCGGCCATTTGGGGATCGGGAACGCCACCGTTGCCCGTGCCTGGCGCGAATACGGGGTTCAGCCGTGGCGGTCGGGAACCTTCAAGTTCTCCACCGATCCCGAACTGGTCGCCAAGGTCACCGACGTCGTCGGCCTGTACCTGGAGCCACCGGAGAACGCGATCGTACTGTGCGTGGACGAGAAATCCCAGATCCAGGCCCTGGATCGGACCGCACCGATGCTCCCGATGCAGCCGGGACAGATCGAACGCCGCACCCACGACTACAAACGACACGGCACCACCACACTGTTCGCCGCGTTGGAGATCGCGACCGGACAAGTCACCGCAGCCGTCAAGCCACGACATCGCCACCAGGAGTTCCTGGCGTTCCTGCGGCAGATCGACCGCGCCTACGGCAACCGGGAACTACACCTGGTGATGGACAACTACGCCACCCATAAAAAGGCTGAAGTCCGCGACTGGCTCGAGCAGCACCCGAACATTCACATCCACTTCACCCCGACCTCCGGCTCCTGGCTCAACCTCGTCGAAGTCTGGTTCGGCATCATCGACCGCCAAGCCATCCGCCGCGGCGTCTTCACCTCAGTCAAAGACCTCAACGCCAAAATCCGCGCCTTTATCAACGGCTGGAACGACCGCAAACACCCCTTCGTCTGGACCACGACCGCCGACGAAATCCTGAAGAAAGCACAACCATAA